CATGTCCCGCCTTGAGTGTCCAGTGTTCCCAACTTCCCAGTGGTTTTGGCACTTTGCATTGTCTTGGAGCTGAAATGAAAGGGAGCTTGACCCCCATTTCAGAAGATCTTACCAGTCCAACCTCTTCACTTTGTGCACCGTGGTTTGCATGTTCTGTTATGGGTGAGTACTTCTAAAGAAATTTTGTAAAGATAGTTAGAAAATAGGATTTACTAAGATTCGTGGTCGCATTCAAtcaaagatttatttttatatgttttttttttgcttttgtcAATCTAACAATTATCTTtatttaattgtatttttttattttcaggtcAAGTCCCAACTAGCTAGCAAGGATTAACACGCTACGAAATGTCTGTATTATGATACATTTGGTCTTTTTTCCTGTTCATTATGTCACGACTCAAATAGTGTAgtaataaactcattttaaaagCTTCCTAATTGAAAGGATACAAAAACAGTGTGCTCAAACTTTGTCACATTACTTAACTAATTATTTAGTAATTATGTGAGATATAGTACCACACAGTACACTACAATTTGAAAGAGGATGGGGATAAGGACAAAGCAAGAGCATGAAGAGCATGACTCCTAGCTGGCTAGCTCCTTGTTCTATTTTTTAAGTCGTTTATTTAAATTACAAGTCCATTTCCCCTCTTTGAAAACCTACAGCAAAGCTTTTCCATTCTCGACCACTCACAGTTCGTTGCTTGAACTTTGCAAACACAGTTTCAAAAAGATGAATTGGGAGATTCACACGGCTATGGTACCTTCCCGAAAAGAGTCTCAACAGAGTTGATTTTGACAGCAATTTAGCTGCAGCGAGAGTCCCGTCTCTGTGTATGTGTCATCAACAGTCAATAATCCCGACACTCACgtggggtcctttattttgaGTAGGTCTCTGATTGTAACGCCGATACCTAAGCTGTGCTCCCCATGCTGACGTTTTTGACTCATAGGGAATGGCCACTGCTGAACTGGTTTTTCTGAAATGTCAACTCCATCCGGGAATAAAGTATGGAAATAATCAGcctaatcattttttaattactagCTCTatgactttcttttttttcgttttaAGTTAGGCAGAGTAATTTCGTTAATTTCGCTTTAACTTACCTTTTTTGACTAATTTCGTTATCTTCTGGAGGATGGTTTCCGTATTGAAGGTGTTAATCTTTTGGCTTCATTGGAGAACGTGGCTAGAAGATGTAGGATTAGGCATTAGCTCTGTTTCCCTTCTAATGTTTTAAAAGACAACACTCAACTTCTTAAAAAAGACTCGCTGCAACAAGTTTTTCTGGTCGTCATAACTCAAAACAGTGATTTGTAAAtgtcattaaaataaataaatcgatCGTAGCAGTTTGTTTCCCcttaattaaaaggaaaagaaagaaaagtgggCAGCGGCCAAGACTAGTGATTAGACTGGACTACTAAGGCTGGGGAAGCATTAGGGATGCATGAAAATGAAGGTATTTGAGATGGTGGGCACTTACCCATATAATGTGGCTTGGTCAACTAATTAATACGTGCATCTACAGATTTGAAAGTACCGAGGTTGCTTTATCATGTGGACCCTTTCAGTTTGCCAACGTGGCCCTAACATCCCATGTGGGATGCCCATGTCACCATCATCTCGGTTGTTCCACCTCCACGTGGCACCACGTACGCCATTTAGTCAAAGATGTCGAATGAGGCGAAATTAAGGATGAAGAAGATTCTATAAGAAAATCGTGGGATGTTgcatttatattcttttattttttttctgtgATATGACTTGATGCTATCCAAAAGGCAAAAGCCTTTCTTCAACTCTTCACTAACTTGAGCGAAGAAAACGATTCTGTACATTAATCTCTacgagttttatttttaaatgttttgatttCTTCTTAGAATTCAAAGAATGTGGAGCTATTAAAAAACAGATTTtagatttcttaaaaaaatcaaaataattattttggtttgagttttcgatcatcatcatcatctcaatTCTCATCATCATTTCATCATTTTAGGCAGACgtgatattagataattatagattatttattatattttacttgtaaatttATCATGTAATATCACAATATCATGGGACGATgaataaattttatctaaaaacaAATTGGACAAGTTGTTCAATTTTGGTACCTACCCACTTTCCTTTACACTAGAACTGTTTTTTCCCCCctgaattttagaaaaaaaccATCTCCGCGTTATAGAAGACAAGATTGTTTCATGTCAAATAAGGtatgtataaaatatgtctTTCGAGCCCCTCATTTATTTTGGAATATTACAATGTTTGACATAACAACATTAATATATGATCCAATACTTTTCATAACATGCAACCAAGTTAATTATCACAATGTCCAGCCTGGATCAGACTCAATTGtagctttcaaataaaaattcaaaccatCTATGAAATGCTTAATTACTTAGCCACTATGTATTAGTCCCCTCCTCATAATGAGAAACGGCACTATAAATTGTCCATGTCCATTGCATATCACCTCATCCCTCGCACACAGTCACCCCCATTTGTCAAAATATGCTATCATCCATATCGAGTTTCAAGTTCTAAGCTTCAAGTCGATCTTTAccaacaatattataaattaatgaccAATTCAAAGTAGTTATCTACAAACGGGCTAGACAGCCTAACTCTAATAATTGTTGAGAGAGACTCATTTTGTCCACAAGCACTTAATCTTAAAGCATGTTGCTTATTTATCCTCAATTTTTGCTCTCTacatatgcttcaaatatcgTATAAATTCAAGTATGtacttgaaatatttatttcatGCAAAACGCACGTACAAATTATGTTTAAGAAGTAATTCAAATCGAGTGGTGGGGGAGAGCGATTCCCGTTTAAATATAATAGGGTCGTCCCCATCCAATCAGCACCCTTAAAATTTGGAAATCGTTGGATCACCATATATGTCAGCGTTGGAGGACGTTCGGAAGCATATATAATCTGATAATGAATAATGGGGGCAGTTCTAAAGTGGGGTCCGCCTGTTattttgatccatcacaggttcACGGCGGGACCCAGTGAGTGAACATAAATCATCGTCATTGCCGGCCCTTTGGTTTAGGACCCCATCCCACGTCCCAGACTCCCTCCCTAAGAGCACTCACATCCGGCTCCCCATCTCTTCCGCATCCTCATATTTTAGGGATATTTTTAGGGTTTGATCAAAAACCCTCCTCCATCCGGTTCCCCAAAATGGGGATGAAAATTAGGGGTGCTACAGGAGGTCCCCATATTTGAGGACCTACTGTACATCCGCATCGCTCTCTCGCCCCAACGGTTGCCCCTTCCAGCCCGCGTCTTCTTCTCCCCCCCTCCCTCGCAACGCATACAGGAAGCTGGCTCTCCAGCTCCACCCGGACAAGCTCGTCCAGTCCGGCTTCTCCCAGGCCGAAGCCACCGCTCGGTTCCAAGAGCTGGCCCACGCCTACGAGGTCCTCTCCGACCCCAAAGAGCGTGCCTGGTACGATTCCCACCGCTCCCAGATTCTCTTCTCCGATCCCAGTTCGACCACCAACTCCGCCGTCCCCGACCTATTCTCCTTCTTCTCCAGCACTGCCTTCTCCGGCTACTCCAACTCCGGTCGTGGGTTCTACAAGGTCTACTCGGATCTTTTTGGTAAAGTCTATGCCAACGAGATCGATTTCGCCAGAAAATTGGGTTTGGGGCTGGACTCGGTCCGCGAAGCTCCTGTCATGGGGGATCTGGAGAGTCCGTACGCGCAGGTGACTGCGTTCTACAACTATTGGCTAGGGTTTTCCACGGTGAGGAAGAAggaggaagagagggagaggaagagagcgTTGGAGAGGGAGAGATTGGAGAAGCTTAGGGATTACGTGGAGCCAGATTCCTCCAAACAAGAGGTGGTCCAGTTGATCAAGCGCTTCGGGGCTTATCTCACCATCAAGATTTCCAAGCTCCTCCCGATCTCCCTCCAAAACCTGGATTCACGATCTGTTGGGGCCATTGCGGGGCTTGCTGTTGCAATAGTCTTCACTTGGAGGCTTTTGAGATCACCTAGTCAACCTCAAAGAAGGCAACCCAAACGGCAAGCTGGTACACCCAGTAGTTCGGGTGCCAATACCAATTCAAATCCTGGTTGGAACCGACTGGCATATTGACTCAAATCCTGAAATCATTTCTCAATTATCtagattcatcaaatatcaTCTTCACATATCTCCTAACAGCCCCGAACGGACTGCTCCAAATGTATTCAGCACCCCATCCTTGGAACAGTTCTTTGGATGTGTCTAAGTTCTAACTCTGAAAACCAGAAAAAGATGGTAATATATTTTGGAACTTTTGCTAGGTTTGCCTTCTCTCCCCTATGGATTTTATTCATAACTTGGAGTTTCTGTTCGATAAAAGCTCGATGTTCTTTGTATCCTCATACGGCTGGTATTCAGATGAAAACTTGTATTTCCTTCCCAATGTTTTTAAGGGAGAGAAGTCTTCGTTGCTTGTAATCCGTGTAATAGATTTGGTCTACATCCGAACTTGATCAtcggaaatctcatcaaatggaAGGTCTTtgtaacttaaaaaaaaaaaaaaaaaaaaaaagttcaagagTGAGAAGCAATGGAAGAACCACGAGCAgtccaaaaaaattttatagaaattgatatttgaaaaagaagataataagacgaaagagttagtagttaaaattgtaaatagaagagagagaaaaaagtaataaaaaaagaatagagaaatattatttaatagaatagagatagggatggggaatgggatgtgggaggtttttagaagatgaataaaatttaggaataaatttgaggaaaggtgattttgagttaaattatagggatggggATGAAGATCcggatgaggatgctctaacCCATCCACATgcattattgatatatatataaatccccccttttttttttatgtttgtctgtttgtttattgttttcttATTGGCCGTATCTTTATATAATTCAAATAACTTGTTTcttaaataatagaaaatgaaatCAACATTCAGAACAACCCTTTTAGATTCAGTactcatcattattatttttatttatcgaTCTGACAAATAAACAATCTTTAAAAGCAAACATGGCCAACCCTTTTTGACCAGCATTGAgaaatttttagtaaaattatcTCCTTCTGACAGTGCAAGCAACAAGTAAGACAAATGTCTAATAGATTGATCGAACACATGACGCTGGTACTGCATTAATCAAattaaagatcatatatattagttttgagaagaaaaaaaaatgtgttttcatctttctttttttccattaTCATTTCATGATTAGTgatatggtaatgcatgcatgattcatgttaaaaaaaaaaaaaattcaacgaaatataataattaaaaaaaaattctcgtaGAGGATCGAGAAAtcgcaaccaaaaaaaaaaaacgggagCGCCGATTGATCAAGGAATTAAAGGTTTGTTTAAAAGTGAtgatttttgtaaattaatgaCTTTGATCTGGAGTTTAGGAGCTAGATGCCCGCGCAGAGCAAGCACATGACATGAATTGGACACCCCATATGGAAGAGATATCGATACCATCAGGGCATTGATCACTATGTTAAAGTACAAGTTGAGCATTGTATGTTGcagcaatttgataattatTAAGATATCGCCTCAAAATGTGTCCATGAACATGTGAATCAAGCTAGCAGAACCCAATATATGGGCACGTAGTGCCATCACATGataaactgatatatatatatatattaatgaattCTTAACTGTAATAGTGTTATCTTTTTATTGAGCTTTAGTTTATGGGAAGCTGAATCTCTTAACCCATTTGTTAATTAAGGTAACTCAGATTCGATGATGTCATCATGATGACAGAATTAGGCCTAATGCATGTCCAAATTAATTATGACAAGTTGAattttaataacaagaaaaacaataaaaataagcatatgatcataatatataataataaatagaggTTATATATAAGGAGATCGTGTATAATTTTTGGTCTAAATCAACATTAATTGGTGGGTGAGCTAGCTCACATGGGTGATGAGgcttagaaaaaagaaattaaaaggaGATTGGTTCGAAACATATGAGAGAATATCCTTAAAAAATTAGGCTTAAAACAATAATGAATAAGGACATTAATGGGCTCGAAAATGAAAGCCTTCCTTCCGAATGGTCGTTGAGATGTAGTGTAGCCATTATTGGGGCACATGCTGTGAACTGATTAACTGCTAGAAACCCTAACgaccatatattatatttataacatagCGTGGCTAAACTAACATGGCCATATTactttgatattattttattgttgtcaGTCGAGAAGTAGGACTCATTTTAATGTTCATAGGGGGACATGATGTACATACCAACCATCTTGCACTTTGCAAAAAGTCAGAAGAAATTGAGATTGGCCGGTTTATTTCCTTTGAAAATGAAGGCTGCCTCAATTAATGGATATGGATTGAGGATTTTGAGGATAatgggggttttttttttttaattatataacatatatacaaattatatcaGTTAATTAAATAGCTTCAGGGAAATTTATGTGACCGATCAGTGTCATGTCTGTTCAAACGACGGACAGCAGGTCAAATTAACCTGACCAATCAATGCAAATGCCATGAAGTTTTGTTCACAACTACATGCTAAGTGCATGGTGATGTCAATATTAATGGTGGTCCAAACCCGGCAATTTAACGGAAATATTTTGTCGTCGGCAGATACGATGAGGACGAGCGTGTCGTGATCAACCTTGATATTGGCTGGCTGCATTCTTGACGCTATATTAATGCATTTGCTGTGTTCTGTTCGATCCAAACAAAAGTTGGAAAGAtggatattttgtttaataaatgcTCCATCTGCAGGCAGGCAGGCATCCCCGCAACATGACTATATTTAGAGCTAAAAAAATGGGTGAATATTAGCGAAAAACAACGTGGTTTTAAACTGTGAGAAACTTATTAACCTCAGCCCTTATCCAGTACTACCTGATCTCTATCGGCTGATGATGATCACCAATAGACAGAAAAAAGGACAACTCTATATGCATGGTTAGCTCTTCTCTAGAACCAGAATGTGTGTATAATTCTAGTGTGATGGTGACGACTGGGTTTgcaatacatacatacatacatacatatatatatatatatttagttgttagaattttgtttgaaaCCAGCTCGAGTCAAATAATACTGCATGCTTCATTTGTCAAAAACTTGGGGGAAAATCATATAtcttttttgaaattaaaatacataattaattgtcgcgtttaaaaagaaattaaaaatcgaaaaaattaagaaaggcCAGCTGAAATTTATCACGAAACAATGGGAAGGAAGATTGAAGAGTTGATCAGGATCACGATCATGCATTTAGtggattaattattttatacataaagtatgtatttattttcttatacgACAGTCAcataattttatgtatttattttctaaGACAGTCTCAAAGTTACCCACCCAACTAAACAATGAGAAAAATTAAAACGAAATCTGTGGGTCAAAAAACCATGTCGATCGATTTCTGGCCCACTACGATTGATCATATATGCAGTCAGTTCCACACGGCAGCTCGTGCTTTGACTAGATAGCGCACAAGCCTGGAGTCTTGCAGAGGATTTACCTGCAAGATTGAACGTATGGACGTTTCTTGCAACCATGCATGAATATTCCAAGCTGTGTCTGCCCGACAAAACTATCGAGTGCTACATAACTCGTGAACCCGTGATTACTGTTACTCCCCAACTGGAAGCCTTTTTGTGTTGCTACTGACGTTAgaagataattaaaataattaaagttcatctctttttaattttttagacgTGGAAGTTCTACATATTTGACTTGGTGCTAAATTAACTAGTTACGTTTCTGTGGAGGGACCAGAACCAATGCGTGTTCAAAAGTAATGACTAGTCTTAGACataaacaaaaaggaaagggcaaaaaaaaaggggaaaagatAAGACTCTAATGCCAATCTACTACTCAAAGGGTAACGTGTCCAAGAACTACACAGCTTGCTCTTGCCACCATTCACCTTTTAGTCGTGAAAATTTGACATGCTAGGGGTGGATCATGTGTTGGATGATAGGGACACATTTTATAAGTTTGTCTTGGAATCACAAGAGTATctcaaataatttgtaaatagtactAGTAAAATAGTAGTGAATAATTTGTGAATTAGTATTAATCTTTTTGTACATAATAATGAAGTAGCCTGAAAAGAGTTGAGACAATTATGCTCCCAAACAGAGCCCAAGCCTATCTGGGAATGACGAGTCAATTAGTACTATgtgtaaaatatatgaaaaggcgacggaagaaataaattaatgaataattGTTTATaccttaacatatatatatatatatatatatatatatatatatatatataaatcgatGGGAGGATTGCTATAAGAAAGGAGAAAACAAGCTATACA
This genomic window from Carya illinoinensis cultivar Pawnee chromosome 7, C.illinoinensisPawnee_v1, whole genome shotgun sequence contains:
- the LOC122316369 gene encoding DNAJ protein JJJ1 homolog translates to MNNGGSSKVGSACYFDPSQVHGGTQKLALQLHPDKLVQSGFSQAEATARFQELAHAYEVLSDPKERAWYDSHRSQILFSDPSSTTNSAVPDLFSFFSSTAFSGYSNSGRGFYKVYSDLFGKVYANEIDFARKLGLGLDSVREAPVMGDLESPYAQVTAFYNYWLGFSTVRKKEEERERKRALERERLEKLRDYVEPDSSKQEVVQLIKRFGAYLTIKISKLLPISLQNLDSRSVGAIAGLAVAIVFTWRLLRSPSQPQRRQPKRQAGTPSSSGANTNSNPGWNRLAY